The Haloplanus natans DSM 17983 DNA segment CTCGCCGATACTCGGATGGAGGAGGAGAATCCCGGTTCCGCCGGGGATCGTCTCCGGCGCGCCGTCGATGGCGAGCGTATAATCCATATCCGTCCCTCCGACCGGACGGACTTAAGACTGCGGGTGGATGCCGTCGGCGGCGAGTGTAGGCCCGTCAGAACAGCGAGTCGGCCGTCGCGGCCCCGACGACGCTGAACACGGCGCCGACGCTCACTGCCTTGACCGTCACCGCGACGGTTTCGAGCGGGACGGAGACGCCGCCGACGCCGACGACCCGGTCACCGCCTGACTCGGCGATGAAGGTTCCGGGCGCGCCGAACGCGATGGCGAGGGTGAGTACCGAACAGTACGAGACGAGGACGAGCGAGACGAACCGGAGTGGCACGCCCCCGACCTCCGTCTCCGCCTCGGGGTTGCGGTCGTCGGCCTTGTAGAGCGCGCCGTACCCGATGCCGAAGACGATGCCGACGGTCAGCAGCGTCTGGAGCCACGACATGTTCGCGGCCAGCGTCCAGACCTCCTCCGTAACGACGAACGGTCCGGCGAGCAGGAACCCACCCACGACCTGCTGGGCGGTGTCGGCCAATTTGAACCGTCGCCGCGGTCCGACCATGATCGATTCGGGGCGTCCGGGCTCATAGGCGTGGCGTTCGGCCGACGGCCGGGAAACGATTTTGCCCTCACCCGCCACACGTCCCACCGTGACGATGGATCGACGGCACGTACTCGGGGCGCTTCTCGGCCTGCTGGCGCTCGGCGCCGCGGCCATGCTCGCGGACGTCCTCGGAACGACCTTCTTCGCCGTCACCGTCACGTACCTCCTCTCCCCGCTTCGCGAGGAACTGGTCCGCCACCGGCTCTCCCCTTGGGGTGCCAGCCTCTTCTCGACGGCGACGGCCGTCCTCGCCGTCGTCGTCCTCGCTGCGCCCCTGGTGTTCGTCGTCGCCATCCGTCTCGACACCATCATCGCCTTCCTCTCCAGCCTCCCGCCGACCGTCACGATCGAACTCTACGGGATGTCGA contains these protein-coding regions:
- a CDS encoding DUF2391 family protein — its product is MVGPRRRFKLADTAQQVVGGFLLAGPFVVTEEVWTLAANMSWLQTLLTVGIVFGIGYGALYKADDRNPEAETEVGGVPLRFVSLVLVSYCSVLTLAIAFGAPGTFIAESGGDRVVGVGGVSVPLETVAVTVKAVSVGAVFSVVGAATADSLF